A genomic stretch from Flavobacterium humidisoli includes:
- a CDS encoding ArsR/SmtB family transcription factor codes for MGATKTEHFTDAQNQIATIAKALGHPARIAIIEYLLQVNECICGDIVNELPLAQPTVSQHLKELKNAGIIKGNISGNAICYCIDEKTIDILNSYFLNITQTISKSKCC; via the coding sequence ATGGGAGCAACAAAAACAGAACATTTTACAGACGCGCAAAATCAAATTGCTACAATTGCTAAAGCCTTAGGACATCCTGCAAGAATTGCTATAATAGAATATTTACTACAGGTTAATGAATGTATTTGCGGCGATATTGTAAACGAGTTGCCTCTTGCCCAACCTACGGTTTCTCAGCATCTAAAAGAGTTGAAAAATGCTGGAATCATTAAAGGAAATATTTCTGGAAATGCAATTTGCTATTGTATTGATGAAAAAACAATTGATATTCTAAACTCCTATTTTTTAAACATCACACAAACTATTTCAAAATCAAAATGTTGCTAA
- a CDS encoding exopolyphosphatase, whose product MQNKHNPKFLFFALLALFFSVNLFSQKSVYAGIEIGRRAIKVSVIDVNNIRKADYKILSFWTERIPFADHITAKGELTQEDITRTSVIVTNQLQRIKAENKILEENIFVVAAPVFASARNLDVLKNKIAILTGKQLEVLDVNEEAKTLVKGAIPPVDFANAFLLDIGAQTTKGGYIDELKDGKLEFIPLELSFGTMTLTDAVEKTVVNKSQVNDMSTYQEKSFDYNVILRKKTKELFDANPPLAKKDKLYLSGGAVWAFSTLFYDENVNKDHYVALTLQDVIDYDAILKNNFNKFTNLAKTNKEAARVLSTYDQKYLISANNILVTCLESIPDYATKKIFFVKEGQVIWLISYIADRSKKINTNF is encoded by the coding sequence ATGCAAAACAAACACAACCCCAAATTCTTATTTTTTGCCCTTTTAGCCTTATTTTTTTCTGTCAATTTATTTTCTCAAAAAAGTGTTTACGCCGGAATCGAAATTGGACGTAGAGCTATTAAAGTTTCTGTAATTGATGTAAATAATATCAGAAAAGCTGATTACAAAATTCTTTCTTTCTGGACTGAAAGAATTCCGTTTGCTGACCATATTACTGCTAAGGGTGAGCTTACACAAGAAGATATCACTAGAACTAGTGTTATAGTTACTAACCAATTGCAAAGAATTAAAGCTGAAAACAAAATTCTTGAAGAAAACATTTTTGTTGTTGCTGCTCCTGTTTTTGCTTCTGCACGTAATTTAGATGTTTTAAAAAATAAAATTGCAATTTTAACTGGAAAGCAATTAGAAGTATTAGATGTTAATGAAGAAGCAAAAACACTTGTAAAAGGTGCTATACCACCTGTTGATTTTGCTAATGCTTTCCTTCTTGATATTGGTGCTCAAACTACAAAAGGAGGTTACATCGACGAACTTAAAGACGGTAAATTAGAGTTTATTCCTTTAGAGCTTAGTTTTGGTACCATGACACTTACTGATGCTGTAGAAAAAACGGTGGTAAACAAAAGTCAGGTAAACGATATGTCGACTTATCAGGAAAAATCTTTTGACTATAATGTAATTCTACGTAAAAAGACAAAAGAATTATTTGATGCAAATCCTCCTTTAGCAAAAAAGGATAAATTATACTTATCTGGTGGAGCTGTTTGGGCGTTTTCAACTCTTTTCTATGACGAAAATGTTAACAAAGATCATTATGTTGCCCTAACTCTTCAAGATGTTATTGATTATGATGCTATTCTTAAAAACAACTTTAACAAGTTTACTAATCTTGCCAAAACAAATAAAGAAGCTGCGAGAGTTTTAAGCACTTACGACCAAAAATACTTGATTTCGGCAAACAATATTCTTGTAACTTGTCTTGAAAGTATTCCAGACTATGCAACAAAGAAAATTTTCTTTGTAAAAGAAGGACAAGTAATCTGGCTAATCTCTTATATTGCAGATCGTTCTAAAAAAATAAATACAAACTTCTAA
- the era gene encoding GTPase Era: MSHKAGFVNIIGNPNVGKSTLMNAFVGERLSIITSKAQTTRHRILGIVNGEDFQLVLSDTPGIIKPAYEMQESMMNFVKSAFEDADILIYMVEIGEQDLKDEDFFKKIIHAKIPVLLLLNKIDNSNQEQLEQQVTFWKEKVPNAEIFPISALQNFNVPEVFGRIIELLPESPAYYPKDQLTDKPERFFVNETIREKILLNYSKEIPYAVEIVTEEFFEDEKIIRIRSVIMVERDTQKGIIIGHKGAALKKVGTDARADLEKFFGKQIHIELYVKVNKNWRSNANMLKRFGYNQ, from the coding sequence ATGTCACATAAAGCAGGTTTCGTAAATATTATCGGAAATCCAAATGTTGGAAAATCAACATTGATGAATGCTTTCGTTGGAGAACGATTGTCAATCATTACATCAAAAGCACAAACTACACGTCATAGAATTTTAGGAATCGTAAACGGAGAAGACTTTCAGTTAGTTTTGTCTGATACTCCTGGAATCATCAAACCAGCGTACGAAATGCAGGAATCGATGATGAACTTCGTAAAATCGGCTTTTGAAGATGCTGACATTTTAATCTACATGGTTGAAATAGGTGAGCAGGATCTTAAAGACGAAGACTTCTTTAAGAAAATCATTCATGCTAAGATTCCAGTTTTATTGCTTTTAAATAAAATTGATAATTCAAACCAAGAACAATTAGAGCAACAAGTTACTTTCTGGAAAGAAAAAGTGCCAAATGCAGAAATTTTTCCAATTTCTGCTTTGCAGAATTTTAATGTTCCAGAAGTTTTTGGAAGAATTATCGAATTACTTCCAGAATCTCCAGCATATTACCCTAAAGATCAATTAACAGATAAGCCAGAACGTTTTTTTGTTAACGAAACCATTCGTGAGAAAATCTTATTGAATTACAGTAAAGAGATTCCGTATGCAGTTGAAATCGTTACAGAAGAGTTTTTTGAAGATGAAAAAATTATCAGAATCCGTTCGGTAATTATGGTAGAGCGCGATACGCAAAAAGGAATCATTATCGGACATAAAGGAGCGGCTCTTAAAAAAGTTGGAACCGATGCCCGTGCTGATTTAGAGAAATTCTTCGGAAAACAAATTCACATCGAACTATATGTAAAAGTGAATAAAAACTGGAGAAGCAACGCTAATATGTTGAAACGTTTCGGATACAATCAATAA
- the der gene encoding ribosome biogenesis GTPase Der: MNNIVAIVGRPNVGKSTLFNRLIQRREAIVDSVSGVTRDRNYGKSEWNGKEFSVIDTGGYVRGSDDVFEGEIRKQVELAIDEADVIIFVVDVEEGITPMDETVAKLLRKVTKPVLLAVNKVDNAMREKDAVEFYNLGLGEYFTFASISGSGTGDLLDALIEAFPEKPEVEVKEDLPRFAVVGRPNAGKSSFINALIGKDRYIVTDIAGTTRDAIDTKFDRFGFEFNLVDTAGIRRKAKVKEDLEFYSVMRSVRAIEHADICILVIDATRGFEGQDQSIFWLAEKNRKGVVILVNKWDLVEKDTMSTRDYEEKIKKELMPFTDVPILFVSALTKQRLLKALEATVQVFENRKQRIATSKFNEYMLKVIEAYPPPATKGKYVKIKYCMQLPTQTPQFVFFANMPQYVKEPYKRYLENKIREKWDFAGVPIDIYIREK; the protein is encoded by the coding sequence ATGAATAACATTGTTGCGATAGTAGGAAGACCTAATGTAGGGAAATCAACCCTTTTTAATAGGCTGATACAAAGAAGAGAAGCTATTGTAGATTCAGTATCTGGGGTTACCCGTGATAGAAACTATGGTAAAAGCGAGTGGAACGGAAAAGAGTTTTCTGTCATTGATACAGGTGGATACGTTCGCGGATCTGATGACGTATTTGAAGGTGAAATCCGTAAACAAGTAGAGCTTGCTATTGACGAAGCCGATGTTATTATTTTTGTGGTTGATGTTGAAGAAGGAATTACCCCAATGGATGAAACCGTTGCAAAATTGCTTCGTAAAGTAACAAAACCAGTTTTATTGGCTGTAAATAAGGTTGATAACGCAATGCGTGAGAAAGATGCGGTTGAGTTTTATAACCTTGGTTTAGGTGAATATTTTACTTTTGCAAGTATTTCTGGAAGTGGAACTGGAGATTTATTAGATGCTTTAATAGAAGCTTTCCCAGAAAAGCCAGAAGTTGAGGTTAAAGAAGATTTGCCACGTTTTGCAGTTGTAGGACGTCCGAATGCTGGAAAATCTAGTTTTATCAACGCCTTGATTGGTAAAGATCGTTATATTGTTACAGATATAGCTGGAACAACTCGTGATGCAATTGATACAAAATTTGACCGTTTTGGTTTCGAATTTAATTTGGTTGATACTGCGGGAATTCGTCGTAAAGCGAAAGTAAAAGAAGATTTAGAGTTTTATTCTGTTATGCGTTCTGTGCGTGCGATTGAGCATGCAGATATCTGTATTTTGGTTATCGATGCAACTCGCGGATTTGAAGGTCAAGACCAAAGTATTTTCTGGTTGGCAGAGAAAAACCGTAAAGGGGTTGTAATCTTGGTAAACAAATGGGACTTAGTAGAAAAAGATACCATGTCTACTCGCGATTACGAAGAGAAAATCAAAAAAGAATTAATGCCTTTTACAGATGTGCCCATTTTATTCGTTTCTGCTTTAACAAAGCAACGTTTATTAAAAGCATTGGAAGCAACAGTTCAAGTTTTCGAAAACAGAAAACAAAGAATTGCAACTTCAAAATTCAACGAATATATGTTGAAAGTTATTGAAGCTTATCCGCCGCCAGCAACAAAAGGGAAATATGTAAAGATTAAATATTGTATGCAGTTGCCAACGCAAACACCTCAGTTTGTATTTTTTGCCAATATGCCGCAATATGTTAAAGAACCATATAAAAGATATCTCGAAAATAAAATTAGAGAAAAATGGGATTTTGCAGGAGTTCCGATCGATATTTATATTAGAGAAAAATAA
- a CDS encoding outer membrane beta-barrel protein: MTRIYSLLLFLAAVYSANAQNNIVIKGTVVDINSQLPLELATVYFTAVKDSTIIEYATTDKNGNFIINTKKYDKPVFLKVNYTGYQAYYEEQKGLTESKDFGKLYMLENANVLNEVIIKSEAPPITIKKDTLEFNAGSYKVRPDANVETLLKQLPGFDVDNTGKITVNGREVNQVLVNGKAFFDKDGAIAIKNLPADIIKKVQVSDFKTKKEELAKQESTSDYSSINITIDEKKNKGYFGKVLGGYGSDERYESSLMMNFFKNKQKISVLASSNNINSTGFSMDEVFDNMGGGRNAKGGSQGASSGGKGITQSTLAGINYSDDWTKDLEFMSSYNFTNAVTKNDSKSNQLSFLPTGNILTEADSKTRNENTGNKANFELEYKINPTMQIVFAPKLNLSESNSNSSSSTFSENENGDALNESTATSHTESSNTSFANSINFNKTFEKKSRNLSVVFNNNNTKNDSNGINISETIFYQDNKPNDERNQNAKNTSKSDAYSLDLEYTEPITDSLRVRFGTDFDWQSSMNDQKTFNFDDASQDYSDLNLSLTNYTTSKQNSITPKVGISWQKSKYTLNINSRTSIVEFDNHSFYLNQATDLNKRYMLPYGTAQLRYKFNRSKNLTFKYDYSNALPSATQLMPVADLNNPLNSVIGNPNLNPIEKNTAGIDFKNFDFRTRSGYSLFLKGDYYNNDIVSTSIYDDSGKRNTTYVNISGTYSASVGGNWNQQIKKDAHTIRYGLRLSGNYNFDKGFTNAVMYNAKSVVITPSVYASYDYGEVLSIAPSYSLSYNETRYENYSRDATSNVIHRINMQTTSYWPANLIFGNDFGYTYNSNISDDFKKDFFLWNTSLSYGFLDKKLYAKVKVYDVLNQNQSATRTISPTSIRDEENTVLKRYVMFSLAYKIGNFAESKKGRKQRGS, from the coding sequence ATGACCAGAATTTATTCATTACTATTGTTTTTAGCAGCTGTATATTCGGCAAATGCCCAGAACAATATTGTTATTAAAGGAACTGTAGTTGATATTAACTCACAGCTTCCGCTAGAACTTGCCACCGTTTATTTTACAGCTGTAAAAGATTCAACCATTATCGAATACGCTACGACCGATAAAAACGGAAATTTCATTATCAATACTAAAAAGTATGATAAACCAGTTTTCTTAAAAGTAAATTATACAGGATATCAAGCGTATTACGAAGAACAAAAAGGGCTTACAGAAAGTAAAGACTTTGGTAAATTGTACATGCTTGAAAATGCAAATGTCTTAAATGAGGTAATAATAAAAAGCGAAGCGCCGCCAATTACCATCAAAAAAGATACGTTAGAATTTAATGCAGGATCTTATAAAGTACGTCCAGACGCAAATGTGGAGACTTTATTGAAACAGTTGCCAGGATTTGACGTAGATAATACAGGGAAAATTACCGTAAATGGGCGAGAAGTCAATCAAGTTTTAGTCAATGGAAAAGCATTTTTTGATAAAGATGGTGCTATTGCCATTAAAAACCTTCCGGCAGATATTATTAAAAAAGTTCAGGTTTCTGATTTTAAAACGAAAAAAGAAGAATTGGCTAAACAAGAATCGACTTCAGATTATTCAAGTATAAATATTACGATTGACGAAAAGAAAAACAAGGGATATTTCGGAAAAGTACTTGGCGGATATGGTTCAGATGAAAGATACGAAAGCAGTTTGATGATGAATTTCTTCAAGAACAAACAAAAAATTAGTGTTTTAGCGTCTTCAAATAATATCAACTCAACTGGATTTTCTATGGATGAAGTTTTTGATAATATGGGAGGCGGAAGAAATGCTAAAGGAGGCAGTCAAGGCGCGAGTAGTGGTGGAAAAGGAATTACACAGTCTACTTTGGCCGGAATTAACTATTCTGATGATTGGACAAAAGATTTGGAGTTTATGAGCAGTTATAACTTTACCAATGCGGTGACTAAAAACGACAGCAAATCCAATCAGCTTAGTTTTTTGCCAACGGGAAATATCTTGACAGAAGCCGATTCTAAAACTAGAAATGAAAATACAGGAAACAAGGCCAATTTTGAATTAGAATACAAAATCAATCCTACGATGCAGATTGTTTTTGCTCCTAAATTGAATTTATCCGAATCCAATAGTAATTCTTCTTCTTCGACTTTTTCTGAAAATGAAAATGGCGATGCGTTGAACGAAAGTACCGCAACATCGCATACCGAAAGTTCAAATACAAGTTTTGCCAACAGTATCAATTTTAATAAAACTTTTGAAAAGAAATCGCGAAATTTAAGTGTGGTTTTTAATAACAATAACACTAAAAATGATTCGAACGGAATCAACATTTCTGAAACTATTTTCTATCAGGATAATAAACCAAATGACGAAAGAAATCAGAACGCAAAAAATACTTCAAAAAGCGATGCTTATTCACTGGATTTAGAATACACAGAGCCAATTACAGATTCGCTTCGAGTTCGTTTTGGTACCGATTTTGACTGGCAAAGTTCGATGAACGATCAAAAGACATTTAATTTTGATGACGCATCACAAGACTATTCAGATTTAAATTTGTCCCTAACGAATTATACCACATCCAAACAAAATTCGATTACGCCAAAAGTAGGTATTAGTTGGCAGAAAAGTAAATACACGCTTAATATCAATTCTAGAACATCAATTGTGGAGTTTGATAATCATTCTTTTTATTTAAATCAAGCAACTGATTTAAATAAGAGATATATGCTTCCATATGGAACGGCACAGCTTCGATATAAGTTTAATCGTTCTAAAAATTTAACTTTTAAATACGATTATTCAAATGCGCTTCCTTCAGCAACACAATTAATGCCAGTTGCAGATTTAAATAATCCGTTGAATAGTGTAATTGGTAATCCAAACTTAAATCCGATTGAGAAAAATACAGCAGGAATCGATTTTAAAAATTTTGACTTTAGAACGCGTTCCGGCTATAGTCTATTCCTTAAAGGAGATTACTATAATAATGATATAGTTTCGACTTCTATTTATGATGATAGCGGAAAAAGAAATACAACTTATGTAAATATTTCAGGAACTTATTCAGCTTCGGTTGGAGGAAATTGGAATCAGCAGATTAAAAAAGATGCTCATACAATTAGATATGGTTTGCGTTTAAGCGGTAATTATAATTTTGATAAAGGATTTACAAATGCAGTTATGTACAATGCAAAATCGGTTGTAATTACACCAAGTGTTTACGCTTCTTATGATTATGGAGAAGTGCTTTCGATTGCACCATCTTATAGTTTATCCTACAACGAAACGAGATATGAAAACTATTCTAGAGATGCGACTTCAAACGTAATTCACAGAATTAATATGCAGACAACTTCTTATTGGCCAGCCAATTTAATTTTCGGAAATGATTTTGGATATACATACAATTCAAATATTTCAGACGATTTCAAAAAGGATTTTTTCCTGTGGAATACCAGTTTGTCTTATGGATTTTTAGATAAGAAATTATATGCAAAAGTAAAAGTGTATGATGTTTTAAATCAGAACCAAAGTGCAACAAGAACCATTTCGCCAACCTCAATCAGAGATGAAGAAAACACAGTTTTAAAGCGTTATGTAATGTTTTCTTTGGCCTATAAAATTGGAAATTTTGCTGAAAGCAAAAAAGGCAGAAAGCAGAGAGGATCTTAG
- a CDS encoding DUF2490 domain-containing protein, translating to MNRSFRLLFTIIFVCQSIAGQNQRNIDQQTLTWIRYYNIFPLSEKWAIHSEFDNRSFVNPVHENLFVIRSQARYRANKTMDFGAGFAFFNVNTQNPNIDPDYSVPEYRAQQDLTLINDVAKIIFHNRFQLEERFIQKADKNGLLDEFSFAYRFRYRLQSMFTLWEKEGRSVKGTISDEVLFNFGKDNRKNTFDQNRFYIALRYHFTPNLGLELGYLKNFQRRASGVDFYDRDIIRFTVYHRINRKNL from the coding sequence TTGAATAGATCTTTTAGATTACTTTTTACCATAATCTTTGTTTGCCAGTCTATTGCAGGGCAAAACCAAAGAAATATCGACCAACAGACTTTGACTTGGATTCGATACTATAATATTTTTCCGTTATCCGAAAAATGGGCCATTCATTCTGAATTTGACAATCGAAGTTTTGTAAATCCTGTTCATGAGAATCTTTTTGTAATAAGATCTCAAGCTCGTTACAGAGCAAATAAAACAATGGATTTTGGTGCCGGATTTGCCTTTTTTAACGTTAATACTCAAAATCCAAATATTGATCCTGATTATTCTGTTCCTGAATATCGGGCACAGCAAGACCTTACTTTAATTAATGATGTTGCCAAAATCATTTTTCACAATCGCTTTCAACTGGAAGAACGATTCATTCAAAAAGCAGATAAAAACGGACTTTTAGACGAATTCTCCTTTGCTTACAGATTTAGATACCGATTACAATCTATGTTTACCCTTTGGGAAAAAGAAGGAAGGAGCGTAAAAGGAACTATTTCTGACGAAGTGTTATTCAATTTTGGAAAAGACAATCGTAAAAATACTTTTGACCAAAACCGATTTTATATTGCACTGCGTTACCATTTTACCCCGAATCTTGGATTAGAATTGGGCTACTTAAAAAACTTTCAAAGACGTGCCAGCGGTGTAGATTTTTATGATCGTGATATTATTAGGTTTACAGTTTATCATAGAATTAATCGGAAAAACTTATGA
- a CDS encoding TonB-dependent receptor: MKTSIKNIFTILAVLTFSISFAQKIDGVVTTDQNIPLEAANVVIKGTTFSTITDSEGRFSIESQGKLPLTILIQYIGYNTAELEITAIPASPLLITLREENKLVEVVVSSRRRIEKVQDVPIAVSVVTGKQAEAAGAFNVNRIKELVPSVQLYSSNPRNTGINIRSLGSPFGLTNDGIDPGVGFYVDGVYYARPAATTLDFIDVEQIEVLRGPQGSLFGKNTTSGAFNITSRKPSFTTGADFELSYGNYAFLQAKASITGALGKKVAGRLSFSGTQRDGLIDNVATGRPTNTLNNQGFRGQLLWTPTENTNITFAGDLTTQRPDGYAQVVAGVAPTQRAAYRQFDAIIKDLNYQLPSLNAFDRKIDHDTPWRSGQDLGGVSLNIDTKIGGGTLTSTTAWRFWNWDPSNDRDFTGLQVLAKSQNPTRQTQITQEIRYAGQLTSKISGVAGVFFIDQTSQTDGTEESGNAQWRFSQSTTSPLWKTPGLFEGYGIKTDARIRASSAAVFGQLDWAVTERFHILPGLRYNFDKKDASYSRTTYGGLQTTDPALLALKKSVYSDQAFDSDTDNTDFSGNLTLTYKASDKINAYATYAKSYKPVGVNVAGLPTNAAGQPMTDLAVVKPEKVNHYEIGVKTSPFKNSIFNLTFFNTDIKDFQTNVQAAELGVNRGYLANADKVRVRGAELDASFVINSHVTINGAATYTDGKYVKFTNAPLPLEETGAPVAFKDVSGTELPGASRWAGSLGGELSDNAKFFGNAGKIFFAADGYARSEFSSSPSASKYLVVQGYAIFNARLGFRASQGLSIQIWGRNLLNKDYYEQLLPAGGNSGQYAGVLGDQRTYGVTFKYSL; the protein is encoded by the coding sequence ATGAAAACATCTATAAAAAATATATTTACAATACTTGCAGTTTTAACATTCTCAATCTCATTCGCACAAAAAATTGACGGGGTTGTTACCACAGATCAAAATATTCCTTTAGAAGCAGCCAATGTCGTAATTAAAGGAACAACTTTTAGCACAATTACAGATTCTGAAGGAAGATTTTCGATAGAATCGCAAGGAAAATTACCTCTTACAATACTAATTCAATACATTGGCTATAATACTGCTGAACTTGAAATTACAGCTATTCCTGCTTCACCATTATTAATCACTTTACGCGAAGAAAACAAACTTGTTGAAGTGGTCGTTTCTTCAAGAAGAAGAATAGAAAAAGTACAAGACGTGCCCATTGCCGTTTCTGTAGTTACAGGAAAACAAGCAGAAGCAGCGGGAGCGTTTAACGTAAACCGTATTAAAGAATTGGTTCCTTCTGTACAATTGTATTCTTCTAATCCAAGAAACACTGGAATCAACATTAGAAGTTTAGGTTCACCATTCGGACTTACCAACGATGGTATCGATCCTGGAGTTGGTTTCTACGTAGACGGTGTTTATTATGCTCGTCCTGCAGCAACTACTTTAGATTTTATCGATGTAGAACAAATCGAGGTACTACGTGGTCCTCAAGGATCTTTATTTGGAAAAAATACGACTTCTGGAGCTTTTAATATTACCTCTCGCAAACCAAGTTTTACAACAGGCGCCGATTTTGAATTGAGTTACGGGAATTATGCTTTTTTACAAGCAAAAGCATCTATTACTGGAGCACTAGGAAAAAAAGTGGCAGGTCGTTTATCTTTCTCAGGTACACAACGTGATGGATTAATTGATAACGTTGCGACAGGAAGACCAACTAATACTTTAAACAATCAAGGTTTTAGAGGACAGCTATTATGGACTCCTACAGAAAATACAAATATCACTTTTGCAGGAGATTTAACAACACAGCGTCCTGACGGATATGCACAGGTTGTTGCTGGTGTTGCCCCTACTCAAAGGGCTGCATACCGTCAGTTTGATGCTATTATTAAAGATTTAAATTATCAATTGCCAAGTTTAAATGCTTTTGACCGTAAAATAGATCACGATACACCTTGGCGTTCTGGACAAGATTTAGGAGGTGTTTCATTAAATATTGACACTAAAATTGGCGGTGGTACTCTTACTTCAACAACTGCATGGCGTTTTTGGAACTGGGATCCATCAAACGACAGGGATTTTACAGGATTACAGGTTTTAGCTAAATCTCAGAATCCAACAAGACAAACTCAGATTACACAAGAGATTCGTTATGCTGGACAATTAACTTCAAAAATTAGTGGTGTTGCAGGAGTGTTCTTTATTGACCAAACTTCTCAAACAGATGGTACAGAAGAATCAGGAAATGCACAATGGAGATTCTCTCAAAGTACAACTAGTCCGTTATGGAAGACTCCAGGCCTTTTTGAAGGTTACGGAATTAAAACTGATGCAAGAATTAGAGCTTCAAGTGCTGCCGTATTTGGTCAACTTGATTGGGCAGTTACAGAGAGATTCCACATTTTACCAGGTTTGAGATATAATTTTGACAAAAAAGATGCAAGTTATTCTCGTACAACATACGGAGGTCTTCAAACTACAGATCCTGCCTTATTGGCCTTGAAAAAATCGGTTTACTCAGATCAGGCATTTGATTCAGATACTGACAATACAGACTTTTCTGGGAACTTAACGCTTACTTATAAAGCATCTGATAAAATCAATGCTTATGCAACTTATGCAAAAAGCTACAAACCTGTTGGAGTTAACGTAGCTGGGCTTCCAACAAACGCAGCAGGACAACCAATGACAGACCTTGCAGTGGTTAAGCCAGAAAAGGTAAATCATTATGAAATTGGAGTAAAAACTTCTCCGTTCAAAAACTCAATTTTCAATTTAACATTCTTTAATACTGACATCAAAGATTTCCAAACTAATGTTCAGGCAGCTGAATTGGGTGTAAACCGTGGATACCTTGCTAATGCAGATAAAGTACGCGTAAGAGGTGCAGAATTGGATGCAAGTTTCGTCATCAATTCGCATGTAACAATTAATGGAGCGGCAACGTATACAGATGGTAAATATGTGAAGTTTACTAATGCGCCACTTCCGTTAGAAGAAACTGGAGCTCCAGTTGCGTTCAAAGATGTTTCTGGAACCGAATTGCCAGGTGCTTCAAGATGGGCTGGTTCTCTTGGAGGTGAGCTTTCTGACAATGCAAAATTCTTTGGTAATGCTGGAAAAATTTTCTTCGCCGCTGACGGATATGCTCGTTCTGAATTTTCTTCAAGCCCTTCGGCTTCAAAATATTTAGTAGTACAAGGTTATGCAATCTTTAATGCTCGTTTAGGTTTCCGCGCTTCGCAAGGTTTATCTATTCAGATTTGGGGAAGAAACCTTTTAAATAAAGATTACTACGAGCAATTATTGCCTGCAGGTGGTAACTCAGGTCAATATGCTGGAGTCCTTGGTGATCAAAGAACTTACGGAGTTACATTTAAGTATTCGCTGTAA
- a CDS encoding RrF2 family transcriptional regulator, giving the protein MLSHKAKYALKALLYLAEQDENHISRTVEIADGANIPKKFLEQILLDLKRGRFVSSKQGKFGGYYLIKSKNDITLAEIHRLFDGAIALLPCASLNFYEPCSDCKTESECSLRHGLMLIRDKTLKAMEGITIASLVKK; this is encoded by the coding sequence ATGTTATCACATAAAGCAAAATACGCCCTTAAGGCCTTACTTTATTTAGCAGAACAAGACGAAAATCACATTTCTAGAACTGTAGAAATCGCTGATGGCGCTAACATTCCTAAAAAGTTTTTAGAGCAGATTTTATTAGATCTAAAACGCGGTCGTTTTGTAAGCAGTAAGCAGGGAAAATTTGGTGGATACTATCTAATTAAATCCAAAAATGATATCACTTTGGCAGAAATTCACCGCTTATTTGACGGTGCAATTGCACTTTTGCCATGTGCTTCTTTAAATTTTTACGAGCCTTGTTCTGATTGTAAAACCGAGTCTGAATGCAGTCTTCGTCACGGTTTAATGCTAATTAGAGATAAAACTTTGAAGGCTATGGAAGGCATTACAATCGCCTCATTGGTAAAAAAATAA